One stretch of Armigeres subalbatus isolate Guangzhou_Male chromosome 2, GZ_Asu_2, whole genome shotgun sequence DNA includes these proteins:
- the LOC134213559 gene encoding lysosomal alpha-mannosidase-like, whose amino-acid sequence MRCLRLALFAAAFLLLGAAARPGRRHRGGRLVLDAHHQWKYNEIKRDAKCGYESCPAPVDGMLNVHLVPHSHDDVGWLKTVDQYYYGSSTNHQLAGVQYILDSVVEALRKNPERRFIYVESAFFFKWWDEQTPDIQEAVQQLVQEGRLEFVGGAWSMNDEAASHYQSLIDQFTWGLRLLNDTFGECGRPRAGWQIDPFGHSREQASIFAQMGFDGMFFARLDWRDKSKRLEDQTAEMLWKSSANLEDSDVFTSVLYNHYSAPPGFCFDVLCRDDPFVDGKYSAENNVRQKVDDFLTFINTMATRYRSNNLIITMGDDFNYMDANMNFVNMDKLIKYTNERQSTGSNVNLLYSTPTCYLKAVHDENLTWPTKTDDFFPYASDPHSYWTGYFTSRPTSKRMERQGNHLLQVCKQLTALNPTAEGEKHLTALREAIGVMQHHDAITGTEKQHVTDDYSRMLHVAFEACEINTNDALQALSKSELKFESCNLLNISQCEVSETKENFVVTLYNPLAQANYKYVRLPVTGNSYVVKDHQGFEIPTQMVPMPPPVADLFYRTGLSTQELVFLANDVPPMGYRSYYVTETYDAVPPQERKTKKDTVSIGNNLLTLNFDENGFLSTIKIGDDTHRLQQDFLYYEGAYGNNEVFENRSSGAYIFRPNSTGLHAAQSVELTVIEGDQVQEVHQRFNEYISQVIRVYDNEMQVEFEWMVGPIPIDDGKGKEIITRYYSDIQSEGVFWTDSNGREMMRRVRNQRETWDLELMEPVAGNYYPVTTKIALEDDSLRMAVLNDRAQGGTSMEDGVIELMVHRRLLRDDAFGVGEALNETAYGVGLIARGKHYLLIGSKAPQITPIQVRERVLQNRVMLSPWLFVSDATDVSFDQWQSNFVNMYSTMIASLPANVNLLTFEAWKQPATYLVRFEHLFEKNEDSLYSAPVTLDLEVVFSEFEIVDVRETTLAANQWKEDSSRLKFYADPVPVPEEVTRKNTINKMNSMEVELTPMEIRTFVIQMNKK is encoded by the exons TCATGCCCAGCCCCGGTCGACGGTATGCTCAACGTCCATCTGGTGCCGCACAGCCACGACGATGTCGGTTGGCTCAAAACGGTCGATCAGTACTACTACGGTAGCAGCACCAACCACCAGCTGGCCGGAGTGCAGTACATTCTGGACTCCGTGGTAGAAGCCTTGCGCAAGAATCCCGAACGGAGGTTCATCTACGTCGAGTCGGCGTTCTTCTTCAAGTGGTGGGACGAACAGACGCCGGATATTCAGGAAGCGGTCCAGCAACTGGTGCAGGAAGGTCGACTGGAATTCGTCGGAGGGGCATGGAGTATGAACGATGAGGCTGCCTCCCACTATCAGAGTTTGATTGATCAGTTCACGTGGGGGTTGCGGCTGTTGAACGACACTTTCGGGGAATGCGGAAGACCCAGGGCTGGGTGGCAGATCGATCCATTCGGGCATTCCAGGGAACAAGCTTCAATTTTCGCGCAGATGGGATTCGATGGAATGTTCTTTGCTCGGCTGGATTGGCGGGATAAAAGCAAACGATTGGAAGATCAAACTGCGGAAATGCTGTGGAAATCGAGTGCCAATTTGGAGGATAGTGACGTGTTCACTTCGGTGTTGTACAATCATTACAGCGCTCCACCAGGATTCTGTTTCGACGTGTTGTGTAGGGATGATCCATTTGTAGATGGAAAATACAGTGCCGAAAACAATGTCAGGCAGAAGGTTGATGACTTCCTAACCTTCATTAACACTATGGCCACGAGATATCGATCAAACAACTTGATCATCACTATGGGCGACGACTTTAATTACATGGATGCCAATATGAACTTCGTAAACATGGATAAACTCATTAAGTACACTAACGAACGTCAATCAACTGGTTCGAACGTAAACCTGCTATACTCGACTCCTACTTGCTACCTCAAAGCCGTTCACGATGAAAACTTAACTTGGCCAACCAAGACGGACGACTTCTTCCCGTACGCTTCCGATCCGCATTCGTACTGGACGGGTTATTTCACATCTCGTCCAACTTCAAAGCGTATGGAACGCCAGGGAAACCACTTGTTGCAAGTTTGTAAGCAACTGACAGCCCTCAACCCCACTGCCGAAGGGGAAAAACATTTGACTGCCCTCAGGGAAGCTATCGGTGTCATGCAGCACCACGACGCTATTACCGGAACAGAGAAGCAACACGTCACCGATGACTACTCGCGTATGCTCCATGTAGCCTTCGAAGCCTGTGAAATCAACACAAATGATGCTCTTCAGGCACTGTCCAAAAGCGAGTTGAAGTTCGAGTCGTGCAATTTGCTCAACATCAGTCAGTGCGAGGTTTCCGAAACTAAAGAAAACTTCGTAGTCACATTGTACAATCCGCTTGCTCAGGCCAACTACAAGTACGTGCGGCTGCCAGTTACAGGAAATAGCTACGTAGTGAAAGACCACCAGGGTTTTGAAATTCCAACTCAAATGGTTCCTATGCCACCGCCAGTCGCAGATCTTTTCTATCGAACTGGACTATCTACGCAGGAGCTGGTCTTCCTCGCTAATGATGTTCCCCCGATGGGCTATCGATCCTATTACGTAACAGAAACATATGACGCAGTTCCACCGCAGGAAAGAAAAACTAAGAAGGACACAGTAAGCATCGGAAACAACCTTCTCACGCTCAATTTCGACGAAAACGGTTTCCTCAGTACGATCAAGATCGGCGATGACACCCATCGGTTACAGCAGGACTTCCTGTACTATGAGGGTGCTTACGGAAACAACGAAGTTTTCGAGAACCGATCATCCGGAGCATACATTTTCCGACCGAACAGCACTGGACTGCATGCTGCCCAATCGGTTGAACTGACCGTCATCGAGGGCGATCAGGTGCAGGAAGTCCACCAGCGGTTCAACGAGTATATCAGTCAGGTGATCCGTGTGTACGACAACGAGATGCAGGTAGAGTTCGAATGGATGGTGGGTCCGATTCCGATCGACGATGGCAAGGGCAAGGAAATCATCACCCGATACTATTCGGATATACAGTCGGAGGGTGTGTTCTGGACGGATTCCAATGGACGTGAGATGATGAGGAGGGTGAGGAACCAACGCGAGACGTGGGACTTGGAACTAATGGAACCTGTTGCCGGCAACTACTACCCAGTGACCACGAAGATAGCTCTGGAGGATGACAGTCTGCGAATGGCCGTATTGAATGATCGCGCTCAAGGTGGTACCAGCATGGAGGACGGAGTCATTGAATTGATGGTGCACCGTCGACTACTGCGAGATGATGCGTTTGGTGTTGGAGAGGCCTTGAACGAAACGGCATACGGAGTCGGGTTGATTGCACGAGGCAAACACTACTTGCTAATTGGATCAAAGGCTCCACAGATTACGCCTATCCAGGTCCGGGAACGTGTCCTGCAGAATCGCGTTATGCTGTCTCCTTGGTTGTTCGTTAGCGATGCAACTGATGTGTCTTTCGATCAATGGCAGTCCAACTTTGTCAATATG tacTCGACAATGATAGCCTCACTTCCGGCAAACGTCAACCTACTAACGTTTGAGGCTTGGAAACAACCAGCGACTTACCTTGTTCGTTTCGAGCACTTGTTCGAAAAGAACGAAGACTCGTTGTATTCGGCTCCCGTCACATTGGATCTAGAAGTTGTGTTTTCCGAATTCGAGATCGTCGATGTTCGAGAAACGACGCTGGCTGCAAATCAATGGAAAGAGGACAGTTCTCGTCTGAAGTTCTATGCGGATCCTGTTCCGGTTCCTGAAGAAGTCACCCGGAAGAACACAATAAACAAAATGAACAGTATGGAGGTTGAGTTGACACCCATGGAAATTCGTACATTCGTAATTCAAATGAATAAGAAGTGA